A stretch of DNA from Veillonellales bacterium:
CAAAGCGGGAGAGGTCTTCAAGGTTGAATTATATGCGGCTGGCGGTACTGGTTATGAATGGGTGTTGCTCAATAAAGATTTGCAGTTGATTGAGGTTGTGAGTAGTTCCACCGGTCCGGCAATGGAAACGCCGAATCTGGTAGGCGGTAAAATGCGTTCTGTATATATTCTTCAAGCCAAATCAGATACTGCTGGTCAGGAAACAGTTGTTTTTTCGCTGCGTAGATCTTGGGAACCGGCTAACATGGCAGCTAAAACAATTAACTGTGAGGTTAATGTACGGTAGTTAACATATGCAAGTAGTGAAGGTAATCAAGCTTTGCCAGGAGCGGAAGTAATAAAAATAGGGTTGAACGTTTATACGAAACCGGAATAATGGTGAAGGCCAATGTACAAGTGGTTCCTTTAGTGAACTGCATAACAAGAAACAGAACTATGACCTGTATGGTAGCGGAATAAATGACTATGGCGGGTGGTGAAATGATGAGAGCTTTTATCGGTCTTGATTTTGATGAAAATGTCAAAGAAAGAATTTATGCTTTCCAGCAAAAGCTTAAGGGTGATGCGTTAAAGGGTAGATGGAAGTCAATAGATAATTTTCATCTGACATTGAAGTTTTTGACTGAGATCGGTATGGCGCAAAAAGCAGAGATTGATAATGCTATGCAAAAAATCGGAGTGCTACGAACACCGTTTTATCTATCGGTGAAGGGATTGGGCATGTTTGCCGGAAAAGATTCGATTCGTGTTTTATGGCTGGGACTTATGGGTGATATGGAAAAGCTTCGGTCATTACAACGGGAAATTGATCAAC
This window harbors:
- a CDS encoding protease inhibitor I42 family protein; this translates as MVTIPNGKTLKKALAMMSTSFLLWCLAAGMVSADGMASAETPIAMNIKVDAKDAANEVLSFDIKAGEVFKVELYAAGGTGYEWVLLNKDLQLIEVVSSSTGPAMETPNLVGGKMRSVYILQAKSDTAGQETVVFSLRRSWEPANMAAKTINCEVNVR
- the thpR gene encoding RNA 2',3'-cyclic phosphodiesterase; the protein is MTMAGGEMMRAFIGLDFDENVKERIYAFQQKLKGDALKGRWKSIDNFHLTLKFLTEIGMAQKAEIDNAMQKIGVLRTPFYLSVKGLGMFAGKDSIRVLWLGLMGDMEKLRSLQREIDQQLAPVGFLPEKRTFQPHITIGQDVIFDGGFDQIQNRIGTVDFGMMKIKRFYLFKSEQIQNKRVYSKVSEYDFVIK